From the Paenibacillus sp. FSL H8-0548 genome, one window contains:
- a CDS encoding S-layer homology domain-containing protein, translating into MKRILSLALTLALLITLLPPFGSLQSVTAATGSFSFPTETDVSTQARVTSDPSLTLTGSITGVDPSSVSYSVVQVINNKGNDDPTDDQIGSKRENITSNIYINGFNIQVYNVELFPGLNRITFRGVQGGGEVTNSIYIEYHNGPVFYDLVAQLDGSKFTIEEAGTTVVHSTASAGRQSADISITGFAPNAQQVTVDVNGSSKTYSVNSSNSYQFAASPITLQKGKNLVTIKVKNANQTVETTREVAFYNGEVTFYDVNLNGITGTGTTINSSEPLEYSPNLLVSDGKRGATTVTGKIIVPNYLVDNPPADGILDPHPVPTLPIDIRYTINGNGDNFAQPAGQNATPVGTYTGQEAFFIYEFNAAVGAHNLVFDKNYTIRLTAENTKKAMTGQSPSQEGTGLLSFMLQDADKRFIDKINYLSGYRSGNGEALTGTTLEGANLYSVPFAMEVLVGNPNLASTAELVEVTDIKNVTNASAPSSYEYDEETNIENVSSTLANQFVNVNGKVYKREILIFKKLPFEGTQTITLNVGGTTGSNKQVKFTMLFGPYVSYTSAFDNMTVYDDTNKVKADRVADAITTALSDFKGVINNINNTSEIHYDFDSTSGQAQTVFFYVNNTPIRLQKQTTAGPITNFMILNTLAERTKAFEALFSGENEIKFIFQGSKNSYEKTIKLYLIPTNMPVIPTEGTTIYPYSTKYDEPLPNDPSFVNRGGIYSTNEANMNVFGTFDFIDFDAAGATDAAIVANIQTKIDQMKDTANFGLTPPTQYILKVESSTLPNPIPWNLSNELNIMRGTTYLGTINNRGLPFDLTKNDVDNLSVRYDIVTKTFSFILTGQKLNPDGSSSVYTFTVFNNGETGPKASYRLEVDPTSLPYSLLRPFLPSQSIVNQNYIEVIIDAPGADSITINKQVAEKIKYDSDNNLASPEIMYNNTYRVFVDKLKVGKNKIDFVISSANDKVQSSIEITYAPTNIPGAQYLEAMASSHKVFDGSVDLKFEKGTTLIRTDFNVPVDFKNQVFTGHNLLFAIANAEDGVVDRRELEEKPPNFNIILESFGTRFRLSYPTRFTKASPVYWIDAGLADDPATGAYDPLTRGVDPYQFPNATGTGGTKIPTYDERPDARELITSKTGTLTLAFDPNMRDSVGTIITVYRYDVKAKYWENIGGTVDVKKNTITVPFSKFGYYVVGKMVYSFTDMTSHPYARNYLEAIYSKGIMNAAGFDDFGANIYVSRGEFARMMVKALDIPLNYELSKPHFDDVPAIINPDALWDYRYVETAAREGIIRGTGPRTFQPSANLTREEAAVIIARALDLKLETDSAKINKELEKTFKDAGSSSFYAKSSVVAIAKKKYILGSLVDPNNVKAGYVFEPRSNLLRSDAAIIVARILADLKKLPKIG; encoded by the coding sequence ATGATCCAACTGATGATCAAATTGGTTCAAAGCGCGAGAATATTACAAGTAATATTTATATTAATGGATTCAATATTCAGGTATATAATGTCGAGTTATTTCCCGGTCTGAACCGCATTACATTCAGAGGCGTCCAAGGTGGCGGCGAAGTAACGAACTCGATCTATATTGAGTACCATAACGGTCCTGTTTTCTATGACTTGGTTGCACAATTAGACGGCAGCAAGTTTACTATTGAAGAGGCGGGCACCACGGTCGTTCACTCCACAGCATCTGCTGGCCGTCAATCAGCAGATATTAGCATTACAGGATTTGCTCCTAATGCGCAGCAGGTAACGGTGGATGTTAACGGCAGCAGCAAGACGTATTCGGTTAACAGCTCCAATAGCTATCAGTTTGCAGCCTCGCCGATTACGCTGCAAAAGGGTAAAAACCTGGTGACGATTAAAGTGAAAAATGCCAATCAAACCGTTGAGACGACACGGGAGGTTGCTTTCTATAATGGCGAAGTTACTTTTTATGATGTGAATTTAAACGGGATTACGGGTACGGGAACAACGATTAATTCGAGTGAGCCGCTGGAATACAGCCCGAATTTGCTAGTATCAGACGGTAAGAGGGGCGCAACGACCGTAACAGGTAAAATTATTGTACCTAACTATTTGGTCGATAATCCTCCTGCGGATGGGATTTTAGATCCTCATCCCGTTCCGACTTTACCCATTGACATTAGGTATACGATAAATGGAAACGGTGATAATTTTGCTCAACCAGCTGGACAAAACGCTACTCCTGTTGGGACCTATACTGGACAAGAGGCTTTCTTTATCTATGAGTTCAATGCCGCTGTTGGTGCTCATAATCTAGTTTTTGATAAAAACTACACCATCAGGCTGACTGCGGAGAACACCAAGAAAGCAATGACAGGCCAATCCCCTTCCCAAGAGGGGACGGGACTTTTGAGCTTTATGCTGCAGGATGCTGATAAACGTTTCATCGATAAGATCAATTATTTAAGCGGATACCGGAGTGGCAACGGTGAAGCGTTGACTGGAACTACGCTAGAGGGAGCGAATCTCTATAGCGTGCCATTTGCAATGGAAGTGCTCGTTGGCAATCCGAATTTGGCCAGCACGGCTGAATTAGTTGAGGTAACGGATATTAAGAATGTTACTAATGCTTCTGCACCATCAAGCTATGAATACGACGAAGAAACTAATATAGAAAATGTATCCAGTACGTTAGCTAATCAATTTGTTAATGTGAATGGGAAAGTATACAAACGTGAAATTTTGATTTTCAAAAAGCTGCCGTTTGAAGGCACTCAAACGATTACGCTAAACGTGGGCGGGACGACCGGATCAAACAAGCAGGTGAAGTTCACCATGCTATTTGGGCCATATGTAAGCTACACTAGTGCCTTTGACAATATGACGGTTTATGATGATACGAATAAAGTCAAGGCGGATCGAGTTGCGGATGCGATTACAACGGCTCTGAGTGATTTTAAGGGTGTCATCAATAACATCAACAACACCTCTGAAATTCATTACGATTTTGACAGTACGTCGGGTCAAGCTCAAACGGTGTTTTTCTATGTGAATAACACGCCAATTAGGCTACAAAAACAAACGACAGCAGGGCCAATTACAAACTTTATGATATTAAATACGCTTGCAGAGAGAACCAAAGCTTTCGAAGCATTGTTCAGCGGAGAGAACGAGATTAAGTTTATTTTCCAAGGCAGCAAAAACTCCTATGAGAAAACGATCAAGCTGTATCTCATTCCTACCAATATGCCAGTCATTCCGACCGAAGGTACAACGATCTATCCATACAGCACTAAATATGACGAGCCGCTGCCTAATGATCCAAGCTTTGTAAATCGCGGCGGTATATATTCAACAAACGAAGCCAATATGAATGTATTTGGTACATTTGATTTTATTGATTTTGATGCAGCAGGCGCGACCGACGCAGCTATTGTCGCTAACATTCAAACCAAGATAGATCAAATGAAAGATACAGCGAATTTTGGACTGACACCACCTACTCAATATATTTTGAAAGTGGAGAGCAGTACCTTGCCAAATCCAATTCCTTGGAATTTGAGCAATGAATTGAATATTATGAGAGGCACAACCTACCTAGGCACTATCAATAATAGAGGATTACCATTTGATCTAACTAAAAATGATGTGGACAATCTATCTGTTCGTTATGATATTGTGACTAAGACCTTTTCTTTTATTCTGACAGGACAAAAACTTAATCCAGACGGCAGCTCCAGCGTTTATACCTTTACGGTGTTCAATAATGGTGAGACGGGACCCAAAGCCTCCTACCGCCTAGAGGTTGACCCAACGTCGTTGCCGTATTCGCTGCTGCGTCCATTTTTGCCAAGCCAAAGCATCGTCAACCAAAACTATATAGAGGTTATTATTGATGCACCAGGTGCAGATTCGATTACGATAAACAAGCAGGTTGCAGAAAAAATTAAATACGATTCTGATAATAATCTTGCATCACCAGAGATAATGTATAATAATACGTACCGCGTATTTGTGGATAAGCTCAAAGTTGGTAAAAACAAAATAGATTTTGTTATTTCCAGTGCCAATGACAAAGTACAGAGCAGTATTGAGATCACTTATGCACCTACGAACATCCCAGGTGCGCAATATCTTGAAGCGATGGCGAGCAGCCATAAAGTTTTCGATGGCTCAGTCGATTTGAAATTTGAAAAGGGCACAACGCTTATCCGTACGGACTTTAACGTTCCGGTTGACTTTAAGAACCAAGTATTTACCGGCCATAACCTGTTGTTTGCGATAGCTAATGCCGAAGACGGTGTAGTGGACCGTCGTGAGCTCGAAGAGAAGCCGCCAAATTTTAATATCATTTTAGAAAGCTTTGGCACTAGATTTAGATTGTCATACCCTACGCGCTTTACAAAAGCGAGTCCAGTTTACTGGATTGATGCGGGGCTTGCTGATGATCCTGCTACTGGAGCGTACGATCCGCTTACTAGAGGAGTTGATCCTTATCAATTCCCGAATGCAACAGGAACTGGCGGCACGAAAATACCGACTTACGATGAACGTCCTGATGCTCGGGAATTGATTACATCGAAGACGGGAACGTTGACTCTTGCTTTTGATCCAAATATGAGAGACAGCGTGGGCACAATTATTACGGTTTACAGATACGATGTAAAAGCGAAGTATTGGGAAAACATCGGCGGTACGGTCGATGTGAAGAAAAATACGATAACAGTACCATTCAGTAAATTTGGTTATTACGTAGTCGGCAAAATGGTCTACTCCTTTACGGACATGACTTCTCATCCTTATGCGAGGAACTATCTTGAAGCTATTTATTCCAAAGGAATCATGAATGCAGCAGGCTTTGATGATTTTGGCGCTAATATCTATGTTTCAAGAGGTGAGTTCGCCAGAATGATGGTTAAGGCATTAGACATTCCGCTCAACTATGAGCTGAGCAAGCCGCACTTTGATGACGTACCTGCAATTATTAACCCAGATGCACTATGGGATTATCGATATGTAGAAACAGCAGCGAGAGAAGGAATCATTCGTGGTACTGGTCCGCGTACATTCCAGCCAAGTGCGAATCTTACTCGCGAAGAGGCTGCAGTTATCATTGCAAGAGCGCTTGATCTGAAGCTGGAGACGGATTCTGCGAAAATTAATAAGGAACTCGAGAAAACATTCAAGGATGCAGGAAGCTCTTCGTTCTATGCGAAAAGCTCAGTAGTTGCAATAGCGAAGAAAAAATACATTCTTGGTTCACTTGTTGATCCCAATAATGTGAAGGCAGGCTATGTATTCGAGCCTAGGTCTAACTTATTGCGCTCTGATGCGGCGATTATCGTTGCTCGTATATTAGCTGATTTGAAGAAGCTGCCTAAGATCGGATAA